A window from Pagrus major chromosome 4, Pma_NU_1.0 encodes these proteins:
- the mespaa gene encoding mesoderm posterior aa, whose amino-acid sequence MEMSYCSSLQLQDNSFLFDCESLLDKSYDPLAYDPASDTGYFSAGSSLSPTSSVDSFCFSPTSLQTAGNKQNPLDCFIFNSPAAPHPTHETQSLPCSSSATTEPATKKSRSRYPGKKRETASEREKLRMRDLTKAMQHLRTYLPPSVAPAGQTLTKIDTLRLTIRYISYLSDQLGISEEALEQRRSSGFVKQSQTLSQFLGQPTASCSPQEPNCNIMSTASLQPSYQVSSGVCFTSEQYWMPQQQQQQLQNDAFSSQC is encoded by the exons ATGGAGATGTCCTACTGCTCTTCTCTCCAGCTCCAGGACAATTCTTTCCTGTTTGACTGCGAGTCCCTGCTGGACAAGTCTTATGATCCTCTGGCCTATGATCCAGCTTCAGACACTGGTTACTTCAGCGCTGGGAGCAGCCTGTCTCCCACCTCTTCTGTGGACTCCTTCTGCTtctcccccacctccctccaGACTGCCGGAAACAAACAGAACCCTTTGGACTGTTTCATCTTCAACAGCCCGGCAGCACCTCATCCGACCCACGAGACACAGAGTCTGCCCTGCTCCAGTTCTGCCACAACCGAACCTGCCACAAAGAAATCCAGGTCCAGGTATCCAGGAAAGAAGCGGGAGACAGCCAGCGAGAGGGAGAAGCTGAGGATGAGGGATCTGACCAAGGCCATGCAGCACCTCAGGACATACCTGCCGCCCTCAGTGGCACCAGCTGGACAGACCCTGACCAAGATCGACACACTGCGCCTCACCATCCGCTACATCTCCTACCTGTCAGATCAGCTGGGCATCAGCGAGGAGGCGCTGGAGCAGAGGAGATCGTCAGGCTTTGTGAAGCAGTCCCAGACCTTGAGCCAGTTCCTGGGTCAGCCAACAGCCAGCTGCAGCCCACAAGAACCAAACTGTAACATCATGAGCACAGCCTCTCTGCAGCCCTCATATCAG GTCTCGAGTGGAGTTTGTTTCACCAGCGAGCAGTACTGGatgccacagcagcagcagcagcagctacaaaATGATGCCTTCTCTTCACAGTGCTGA
- the LOC140994800 gene encoding uncharacterized protein — protein MDTSSVPLLNYSLQYQWCSDSDLSSISSPETLSPVTSMDSSLSPSYQRLPQSTPKAAKTGFSQKSSPCSRSERGRKPGRGNRIRSKQRESASEKEKLRMRDLTKAMHHLRSYLPPSVAPAGQTLTKIETLRLTIRYISYLSAQLGLSEEALFQRREQGDTSASDTSSPDILSYFQHSSMGRQEAQLQNQSLNQGLYPAQFHQNTMLHSGSCGFGMDQYIGAPQGDMSMDVILQSPPATQPSCQMCAEDFCMPLVPREYWG, from the exons ATGGATACCTCCTCTGTGCCTCTGCTCAACTACAGCCTGCAGTACCAGTGGTGCTCCGACTCGGACCTCTCTAGCATCTCCTCTCCAGAAACCCTCTCCCCTGTCACCTCTATGGACTCCAGTCTCTCTCCTTCCTACCAGCGGCTGCCACAGTCCACTCCTAAGGCAGCAAAGACTGGATTTTCCCAGAAGTCTTCCCCCTGCTCCCGGTCTGAACGTGGCAGGAAGCCAGGCCGAGGAAACCGGATTCGCAGCAAGCAGAGGGAGAGCGCCAGCGAGAAGGAGAAGCTGAGGATGAGGGATCTGACTAAGGCTATGCATCACCTCAGGTCCTACCTGCCGCCCTCGGTGGCCCCCGCCGGACAGACTCTGACAAAAATAGAGACCCTCCGCCTCACCATCCGGTACATCTCCTACCTGTCGGCGCAGCTGGGCCTCAGCGAGGAGGCGCTGTTTCAGAGGAGGGAACAAGGAGACACCTCGGCCAGCGACACCTCCTCACCCGACATCCTCAGCTACTTCCAGCACAGCTCCATGGGAAGGCAGGAGGCCCAGCTGCAGAACCAGAGCCTGAACCAGGGCCTGTACCCAGCCCAGTTTCACCAGAACACCATGCTGCATTCTGGGAGCTGTGGTTTTGGAATGGATCAGTACATTGGAGCTCCTCAGGGAGACATGAGCATGGATGTCATCCTGCAGTCGCCTCCAGCCACACAGCCCTCCTGTCAG atGTGTGCCGAGGACTTCTGCATGCCGCTGGTTCCCAGAGAGTATTGGGGTTAA
- the LOC140994575 gene encoding aminopeptidase Ey-like, producing the protein MGKGFYISKALAVVCVVAAIGAVATIIALSVVYAQEKSKNEELPSTSGPSTTTLPPTTPSGPKELWDYYRLPDTLAPLTYNVTLWPRLEPNANGLYIFTGHSTVVFRCVKETDIILIHSNKLNLTAFEGGHLAQLKGLDGATAPGLKQTWLEVPTEYLVIQLESPLQAGSKYELFTDFDGELADDLGGFYRSEYMEDGVKKIVATTQMQPTDARKAFPCFDEPAMKAVFHMTLIHPHDTVALSNGMNHDPVNVTMEGQNLLQTSFEPTEIMSTYLLAFVVCDFGFIGTDPGAEVLVRIWARKKAIEEGQGDYALEKTGPILAFFEDYYNSKYPLNKSDQIALPDFSAGAMENWGLITYRETALLYNPLVSSNGDKEWVATVISHELAHMWFGNLVTTKWWNDLWLNEGFATYVSYLGANYAEPKWNMKDLIVLNEITGVMGVDALASSHPLSSKEEDVQRPEDISQLFDSITYSKGAAVLRMLSEFISEAVFSQGLHTYLEEFKYKNTVYTDLWRHLQMAVDKAGIKLPHPVEVIMNRWILQMGFPVVTIDTNTGHITQKHFLLDPDSVVETPSEFKYEWFVPVTWIKTGGAEQQYWLLDKEATNAEMTLGANDWLVANIDMKGFYRVNYDSGNWERLLTKLSTKHQDIPVINRAQIIDDAFNLARAKMVNTTLALRTTKFLDKEVEYMPWETASRNLNYFFLMFDRSEVYGPMQAYIKKQVTPLFNHFKELTANWTEIPENHTDQYNQVNAISLACSTGVEGCRELTTGWFREWMSNPANNKISPNLKSTVYCSAIAAGGVDEWDFAWSMYKNATIASEADKLMYALSCTKQPWLLNRYLEYCLDPKKIRKQDATSTVIYIASNPIGQPLAWDFVRANWDHIVNDYGGFSFGGLINGVSKRFSSEFEYKQLLQFKEDNAGQLGSSSAALEQSLERTKANMNWVAMNKEHVLEWFKSETSSPV; encoded by the exons ATGGGGAAAGGCTTCTACATCAGCAAAGCGTTGGCAGTAGTCTGTGTGGTCGCAGCCATTGGTGCTGTGGCCACCATCATAGCTCTGTCTGTGGTTTACGCTCAGGAGAAGTCAAAGAATGAAGAGCTTCCATCCACTAGTGGCCCCAGTACCACTACCCTCCCACCCACAACGCCTTCAGGGCCAAAGGAGCTCTGGGACTACTACAGACTCCCAGACACCCTCGCTCCTCTCACCTACAATGTGACCCTGTGGCCCCGGTTAGAGCCCAACGCAAACGGCTTGTACATATTCACTGGACACTCCACGGTGGTCTTCCGATGTGTGAAGGAGACCGACATCATCCTCATCCACTCCAACAAGCTGAACCTCACCGCCTTCGAGGGGGGACACCTAGCCCAACTTAAAGGCCTCGACGGAGCCACTGCGCCCGGCTTGAAACAGACCTGGCTGGAGGTTCCCACTGAGTACCTGGTGATCCAGCTAGAAAGCCCGCTGCAGGCTGGCAGCAAGTACGAGCTCTTCACCGATTTTGACGGAGAGCTGGCTGACGACCTGGGAGGATTCTACAGGAGCGAATACATGGAAGATGGGGTGAAGAA AATTGTGGCCACGACTCAAATGCAGCCAACGGACGCCAGGAAAGCCTTCCCCTGCTTCGATGAGCCGGCCATGAAAGCTGTCTTCCACATGACCCTCATTCACCCCCATGACACTGTGGCTCTGTCCAACGGCATGAACCACG ACCCTGTTAACGTCACTATGGAGGGCCAGAATTTACTCCAGACAAGCTTTGAACCCACAGAGATTATGTCAACCTACTTGCTGGCTTTTgttgtgtgtgattttggatTCATTGGAACAGATCCGGGTGCAGAAGTTTTG gtCAGAATCTGGGCTCGCAAGAAGGCTATAGAGGAGGGCCAGGGAGACTATGCACTGGAGAAGACTGGACCCATACTGGCATTCTTTGAGGACTACTACAACTCTAAATACCCCCTGAACAAGTCAG ACCAGATTGCTCTTCCCGACTTCAGCGCTGGAGCCATGGAGAACTGGGGCCTGATCACCTACAGAGAAACTGCCCTCTTATATAATCCTCTTGTGTCGTCCAATGGAGATAAGGAGTGGGTGGCAACAGTCATCTCGCATGAGCTTGCTCATATG TGGTTTGGGAACTTGGTGACCACAAAGTGGTGGAATGACCTGTGGCTCAACGAGGGCTTCGCCACCTACGTCTCGTATCTTGGAGCCAACTATGCTGAACCAAAGTGGAATATG AAAGATTTAATAGTTCTGAATGAGATCACTGGTGTGATGGGTGTGGATGCCTTGGCCTCCTCCCATCCCCTCTCATCCAAAGAGGAGGACGTCCAGAGGCCAGAGGACATCAGTCAACTGTTTGACTCTATCACATACAGCAAG GGAGCTGCAGTCCTCAGGATGCTCTCAGAGTTTATCAGTGAGGCAGTCTTTTCCCAAGGACTCCAT ACATACTTAGAGGAGTTCAAGTACAAGAACACAGTCTACACAGACCTCTGGAGGCACCTGCAAATG GCGGTGGATAAAGCTGGCATAAAGCTGCCCCACCCTGTGGAGGTTATCATGAACCGCTGGATCCTACAGATGGGTTTCCCAGTGGTCACCATCGACACCAACACTGGACATATCACCCAGAAACACTTCTTGTTGGACCCAGACTCTGTAGTGGAAACACCCTCAGAGTTCAA GTACGAGTGGTTTGTCCCCGTTACGTGGATTAAGACTGGTGGAGCTGAACAGCAGTACTGGCTTCTTGACAAAGAAG CTACAAACGCAGAAATGACGCTTGGTGCTAATGACTGGTTGGTGGCCAACATAGATATGAAGGGTTTCTACAGAGTCAACTATGACTCAGGAAACTGGGAACGTCTCCTCACCAAGCTGAGCACCAAACATCAG GACATTCCAGTGATCAACCGAGCTCAAATTATCGATGATGCTTTTAACCTCGCTAG GGCAAAGATGGTGAACACGACCCTGGCTCTGAGGACTACCAAGTTCCTGGATAAAGAAGTGGAATACATGCCCTGGGAGACAGCCAGTCGCAACTTGAACTACTTCTTCCTCATGTTTGATCGCAGCGAAGTGTATGGACCCATGCAG GCTTACATAAAGAAACAGGTCACTCCTCTGTTTAACCACTTCAAAGAGCTCACTGCCAACTGGACAGAGATCCCAGAAAATCACACCGACCA GTACAACCAGGTGAATGCCATCTCCTTGGCCTGTAGCACTGGAGTGGAAGGCTGTAGGGAGCTGACCACAGGCTGGTTCAGAGAGTGGATGAGCAACCCAGCTAACAACAA GATTAGTCCTAACTTGAAGTCCACAGTGTACTGCAGTGCGATTGCAGCAGGAGGAGTGGACGAGTGGGACTTTGCCTGGTCCATGTATAAGAATGCCACCATCGCTTCAGAAGCTGATAAGCTCATGTATGCTCTGTCATGCACCAAACAGCCCTGGCTGCTTAACAG GTACCTGGAGTACTGTCTGGACCCAAAGAAGATCCGTAAGCAGGATGCCACCTCCACCGTTATTTATATTGCTAGTAACCCCATCGGTCAGCCTCTGGCATGGGACTTTGTCAGAGCCAACTGGGACCATATAGTCAATGA CTATGGTGGATTCTCCTTTGGAGGACTAATTAACGGAGTGTCCAAACGATTCTCCTCCGAATTTGAGTACAAGCAg ctgctgcagttcaAAGAAGACAATGCAGGGCAGCTGGGCTCAAGCAGCGCAGCACTTGAGCAGTCACTGGAGAGAACCAAGGCCAACATGAACTGGGTGGCCATGAACAAGGAACACGTGTTGGAATGGTTCAAAAGTGAAACATCTTCTCCAGTTTAA